Proteins from a single region of Chloroherpeton thalassium ATCC 35110:
- a CDS encoding RNA polymerase sigma factor codes for MKSDHELIAEFKQGNAIRREKAFTELIRRYQEKIYWVCRRMLKSHDDADDVAQNVFVKIYHALDKFNEASQFFTWAYRIAANESINYMRSQKVRQAVGLDTLMSEPAGKESHPDEHLEKTEQSKLIEEAIARLPEKQRKVFVMRYYEELSYEEIAESLGTSVGGLKANYFHAFKKIEEILKKSFVQGA; via the coding sequence ATGAAATCAGACCATGAACTGATTGCCGAGTTTAAACAAGGCAATGCGATACGGCGTGAAAAAGCTTTTACCGAGCTGATTCGGCGTTATCAGGAAAAAATTTACTGGGTGTGCCGCCGCATGTTGAAATCGCATGACGATGCCGACGACGTTGCGCAAAATGTCTTTGTTAAAATCTATCACGCACTGGATAAGTTCAATGAGGCCTCGCAGTTTTTCACTTGGGCGTATCGCATCGCCGCGAACGAGTCGATTAATTACATGCGTTCGCAAAAAGTGCGTCAGGCCGTCGGCTTGGATACGCTAATGAGCGAACCTGCCGGAAAAGAGTCGCATCCTGATGAACACCTTGAAAAAACTGAACAGAGCAAACTCATTGAAGAGGCCATTGCACGATTGCCTGAAAAACAACGAAAAGTATTTGTCATGCGCTACTACGAAGAGCTTTCTTATGAAGAAATTGCCGAATCGCTCGGCACAAGTGTAGGCGGACTCAAAGCCAATTACTTTCATGCGTTTAAAAAAATTGAGGAAATTCTCAAAAAAAGCTTTGTTCAAGGAGCTTAG
- a CDS encoding Spy/CpxP family protein refolding chaperone, whose amino-acid sequence MEPRQLSPEKRKALMARIEELKVWKLTERLNLTEAQSVKFFPKYKAYQEKSAEHFEQMHEQMQALRVMQEGKASESEIDAKIDEFLKTQAAMPELLHHHIKEFREVLSARQVAELIIFERDFMRDLKGILRKANRRGGRFNSNDDD is encoded by the coding sequence ATGGAACCCCGGCAGCTTTCGCCTGAAAAGCGCAAAGCACTCATGGCGCGAATTGAAGAATTGAAGGTTTGGAAACTTACTGAACGGCTGAACTTAACGGAGGCGCAGTCCGTGAAATTTTTCCCAAAGTATAAAGCCTATCAGGAAAAGTCTGCGGAGCATTTTGAGCAAATGCACGAGCAAATGCAAGCGCTTCGGGTCATGCAAGAGGGCAAAGCTTCTGAAAGTGAGATCGATGCTAAAATCGATGAGTTTCTGAAAACTCAAGCGGCGATGCCGGAATTGCTTCATCATCATATTAAAGAATTTCGCGAAGTGCTCTCAGCGCGTCAAGTTGCCGAACTGATTATTTTTGAACGAGATTTTATGCGAGATTTGAAAGGTATTTTGCGGAAAGCCAATCGGCGCGGTGGGCGATTTAACAGCAACGATGACGATTAA
- a CDS encoding ferritin-like domain-containing protein → MGKRAVDILQLDVNELISKLNEALSEEWLAFYQYWVGARLMEGPMRSEIEPELLIHADQELNHAVQIVNRIIQLGGTPVMSPQDWMKLSSCDYDAPTDPYVEVILEQNLKGERCAIKRYSELANMTNGKDHTTHQIVTTILNEELEHEQDIEDWIVDLNRMKEDIKKIRL, encoded by the coding sequence ATGGGAAAACGCGCTGTCGATATTTTGCAATTGGACGTAAACGAACTCATTTCTAAACTTAACGAAGCTCTTTCCGAAGAGTGGCTTGCTTTTTATCAATACTGGGTTGGCGCCCGCTTAATGGAAGGGCCTATGCGCAGTGAGATCGAACCGGAGCTTCTCATTCATGCCGATCAAGAATTGAACCACGCCGTCCAAATTGTTAATCGAATTATTCAATTAGGCGGCACACCGGTGATGAGTCCACAAGATTGGATGAAATTAAGCAGCTGCGATTACGATGCGCCAACCGATCCTTACGTAGAAGTCATTCTTGAACAAAACTTAAAAGGCGAACGATGCGCAATTAAGCGCTACAGTGAACTGGCCAACATGACAAACGGCAAAGATCACACCACGCATCAAATTGTTACTACGATTTTGAATGAGGAGTTGGAACACGAACAAGATATTGAAGATTGGATCGTCGATCTGAATCGGATGAAAGAGGACATCAAAAAAATAAGATTGTAA
- a CDS encoding sulfide/dihydroorotate dehydrogenase-like FAD/NAD-binding protein, translating to MYKIVSARFLAENIKMFEIEAPRIAKRRKAGQFVIVRLDEQGERIPLTIADSNVETGTITIIVQGAGKTTRKLNLKEAGDTILDVAGPLGQPSHIENFGTAVSIGGGVGAAIAYPTAVALKEAGNKVITINGARNKDMVILEDEMKKVSDEAYVTTDDGSYGFHGFVTQKLQALIDGGEKLDFVLAIGPIPMMRAVAEVTRPYGIKTVVSLNPVMVDGTGMCGGCRVVVGGESKFACVDGPEFDAHLVDFKNLADRNRMYNVHEKAALEHFETDCKLEKQIQAQASN from the coding sequence ATGTACAAGATTGTTTCTGCACGGTTTTTGGCTGAAAACATCAAGATGTTTGAAATCGAGGCACCAAGAATTGCCAAGCGCCGCAAAGCCGGACAGTTTGTGATTGTTCGTTTAGATGAGCAAGGAGAAAGAATTCCACTGACAATTGCCGATTCCAATGTTGAGACAGGCACGATTACGATTATTGTTCAAGGCGCGGGAAAAACCACGCGCAAGTTGAACCTGAAAGAAGCGGGCGACACGATTTTGGATGTGGCTGGACCGTTAGGTCAGCCGTCGCATATCGAAAATTTCGGCACGGCGGTCAGCATCGGCGGCGGCGTTGGAGCAGCAATTGCTTACCCAACGGCGGTTGCGCTCAAAGAAGCTGGCAATAAAGTTATCACCATCAACGGCGCGCGCAACAAAGACATGGTCATTTTGGAAGACGAGATGAAAAAGGTCAGCGACGAAGCGTATGTGACGACCGACGACGGCTCTTACGGCTTTCACGGTTTCGTGACGCAAAAGCTCCAGGCGCTTATCGACGGCGGCGAAAAGCTCGATTTCGTTTTGGCCATCGGCCCAATTCCGATGATGCGTGCGGTTGCGGAAGTCACGCGCCCGTATGGCATCAAAACGGTTGTGAGCTTGAATCCAGTCATGGTTGACGGAACGGGCATGTGCGGCGGCTGCCGCGTGGTAGTCGGCGGTGAATCCAAATTCGCTTGTGTGGATGGTCCTGAATTTGACGCGCACCTTGTTGATTTCAAAAACCTTGCTGATAGAAATCGCATGTACAACGTACATGAAAAAGCAGCTTTAGAGCATTTCGAAACCGACTGCAAATTGGAAAAGCAAATTCAAGCGCAAGCTTCAAACTAA
- a CDS encoding thioredoxin domain-containing protein, with protein MSNPKKEPNRLSREKSPYLLQHAYNPVDWFAWGDEAFEKARSEEKPIFLSIGYSTCHWCHVMERESFENEEIARILNEHFVSIKVDREEHPDLDKVYMTYVQASTGSGGWPMSVWLTPELKPFFGGTYFPPSDSYGRPGFGSMLLKIAESWQQSRERVLQAAGNISEQLQAFSEMQAEAGAKVPDEAAFQNTFAQFESVFDKDWGGFGNAPKFPRPAILNFLFTFFHQTKNEAALRMALHTLRKMADGGMHDHISVPGKGGGGFARYSTDAYWHVPHFEKMLYDNAQLASAYLDAYQITSDRFFADTARDIFNYVLCDMTAPEGGFYSAEDADSLAAPESPEKTEGAFYVWERAEIDALLGDEASQIFSFIYGVHPGGNASVDPHGEFKGKNILIRRATLSQAAQEFGKSEADIAEVMAKSRERLFDARLQRPRPHRDDKILTAWNGLMISAFAKGYMVLDEATYLHAAQKAADFVIEKLYNKETGGLLRRYRDGESAIDGKADDYAFFVQALIDLYEASFQFKYLSLALDLAEKQNALFYDAQNGGFFSSTSENKSVIFRLKDDQDGAEPSANSVAALNLLRLSQMADREDFRQKAEATVNFFGKILSEAGNQMPQMFAALSFLKQKPKQIILTGAPDSPELRALRKAIDSVYEPVKVLLHATEETAGLTSFLSSLSLGSQKPTAYICINYACRLPTSEPAKVREFLVE; from the coding sequence ATGAGCAACCCAAAAAAAGAGCCGAACCGACTGAGCCGCGAAAAAAGTCCTTACCTGTTGCAACACGCCTACAATCCGGTTGATTGGTTTGCTTGGGGCGATGAGGCGTTTGAAAAAGCGCGGTCGGAAGAAAAGCCGATTTTCCTGTCTATCGGCTATTCCACCTGCCATTGGTGTCATGTCATGGAGCGCGAATCGTTTGAAAACGAGGAGATCGCCCGGATTTTGAACGAACATTTTGTGTCGATTAAAGTCGACCGTGAGGAGCATCCCGACCTTGACAAAGTTTATATGACCTATGTGCAAGCCAGCACGGGAAGCGGCGGCTGGCCGATGTCGGTTTGGCTGACGCCCGAGTTGAAGCCGTTTTTCGGCGGCACATACTTTCCGCCGTCGGATAGTTACGGGCGTCCCGGTTTCGGATCGATGCTGCTCAAAATCGCCGAAAGTTGGCAGCAAAGCCGCGAGCGCGTGCTGCAAGCAGCCGGAAATATTTCCGAGCAACTGCAAGCCTTTTCCGAAATGCAGGCCGAAGCGGGCGCAAAAGTGCCGGACGAGGCCGCATTCCAAAACACCTTTGCGCAGTTTGAATCCGTTTTCGATAAAGATTGGGGCGGTTTCGGCAACGCGCCGAAATTTCCGCGACCGGCGATTTTGAATTTCCTTTTCACCTTTTTTCATCAAACCAAAAACGAGGCCGCGCTTCGAATGGCGCTTCACACGCTGCGCAAAATGGCCGACGGCGGAATGCACGACCACATTTCCGTGCCGGGCAAAGGCGGCGGCGGATTTGCCCGCTACTCGACCGACGCTTATTGGCATGTGCCGCATTTTGAAAAAATGCTTTACGACAACGCCCAACTTGCCTCCGCTTATCTCGACGCCTATCAAATCACGAGCGACCGATTTTTTGCCGACACGGCTCGAGACATTTTCAACTATGTGCTTTGCGACATGACCGCGCCCGAAGGCGGCTTTTATTCGGCGGAAGACGCCGACAGCCTCGCCGCGCCCGAAAGCCCGGAGAAAACCGAAGGCGCATTTTATGTTTGGGAACGCGCCGAAATTGACGCGCTGCTCGGCGACGAGGCCAGTCAAATTTTCAGTTTTATTTATGGAGTTCATCCGGGCGGCAATGCGTCCGTCGATCCGCATGGCGAGTTTAAAGGGAAAAATATTTTGATTCGCCGGGCAACTTTAAGCCAAGCCGCGCAGGAATTTGGTAAAAGCGAGGCTGACATTGCGGAAGTGATGGCCAAAAGTCGGGAACGGCTTTTCGACGCGCGACTTCAACGCCCGCGCCCGCATCGGGATGACAAAATCCTAACGGCTTGGAATGGGCTGATGATTTCCGCATTTGCGAAGGGCTACATGGTTTTGGACGAGGCAACATATCTTCACGCCGCGCAAAAAGCGGCAGATTTTGTCATCGAAAAGCTTTATAACAAAGAAACCGGCGGGCTGTTGCGCCGCTATCGTGACGGCGAGAGTGCCATTGACGGCAAGGCCGACGATTACGCTTTTTTTGTTCAGGCATTAATTGATTTATATGAAGCGTCTTTTCAGTTCAAATATTTAAGCTTGGCGCTGGATTTGGCTGAAAAACAAAATGCGTTATTTTATGACGCTCAAAACGGCGGCTTTTTTAGCTCGACTTCGGAAAACAAGTCCGTGATTTTTCGCCTGAAGGACGACCAAGACGGCGCCGAACCGTCGGCCAATTCCGTTGCCGCGCTCAATTTGTTGCGACTTTCGCAAATGGCCGACCGCGAAGATTTTCGGCAAAAAGCCGAAGCGACCGTGAATTTCTTTGGAAAAATTTTGTCCGAAGCCGGAAACCAAATGCCGCAAATGTTCGCGGCGCTTAGCTTTCTCAAGCAAAAGCCGAAGCAGATTATTTTGACCGGTGCGCCGGACTCGCCTGAACTGCGTGCGCTTCGCAAGGCGATTGACTCGGTTTATGAGCCGGTAAAAGTCTTGCTGCATGCAACGGAGGAAACAGCCGGTTTGACATCGTTTTTAAGTTCACTTTCGCTCGGTTCACAAAAGCCTACGGCGTATATTTGTATTAATTATGCGTGCCGGTTGCCGACGAGCGAGCCGGCAAAGGTGCGCGAATTTTTAGTTGAGTAG
- the hisH gene encoding imidazole glycerol phosphate synthase subunit HisH: MICIIDYGAGNLHSVKKAFDFIGVPAKVTDSPSEIRDADKLLVPGVGAFGKGMEALRRQGFTDAILGHVEKGRHILGICLGMQLFLTDSVEMGDNNGLDLIPGHVLRFDSAQAKVPQIGWNSLDFQRESPLFAGISPGTYFYFVHSYFCEPNDEEATVATASYAGRNFCAAIEKNGIFAIQFHPEKSASNGLKVLENFAKL; encoded by the coding sequence ATGATTTGCATTATCGATTACGGTGCGGGCAATCTGCACTCGGTGAAAAAGGCTTTTGATTTCATCGGCGTCCCTGCAAAAGTCACCGATTCGCCCTCGGAGATTCGGGACGCCGACAAACTTTTGGTCCCCGGCGTTGGCGCATTCGGCAAAGGCATGGAGGCGCTTCGGCGGCAGGGATTCACCGACGCGATTTTGGGGCATGTGGAGAAAGGTCGTCATATTCTCGGCATCTGCTTGGGAATGCAGCTTTTCTTAACCGATAGCGTGGAAATGGGCGACAACAATGGTTTGGACTTAATTCCCGGACATGTGTTGCGATTTGATTCGGCGCAGGCCAAAGTGCCGCAAATCGGTTGGAATTCGCTGGACTTTCAGCGCGAATCGCCGCTGTTTGCTGGAATTTCGCCGGGCACGTATTTCTATTTCGTCCATTCTTATTTTTGCGAGCCGAATGATGAGGAGGCGACAGTTGCAACGGCGAGTTACGCGGGAAGAAATTTCTGTGCCGCAATTGAAAAAAATGGTATTTTTGCCATTCAGTTTCATCCCGAAAAAAGCGCTTCCAACGGATTAAAAGTGCTGGAGAATTTTGCAAAGCTTTGA
- the hisA gene encoding 1-(5-phosphoribosyl)-5-[(5-phosphoribosylamino)methylideneamino]imidazole-4-carboxamide isomerase: MLIIPAIDIKGGKCVRLTRGDFEQEKIYLDEPSDMAIIWRKQNAKLIHVVDLDAALTGKPENFDKIKQIVDTLDIPIEIGGGIRTAEDAARYLDIGVYRVVIGSAAVKNPSLVSQLIEKYGPRKIVVGIDAEDGIAKISGWTESSQKKDYELALEMKDRGVERIIYTDITRDGTLEGVGYETTKAFAEKAQMRITASGGVFGKQDLSKLCKLEHLGVDSVIIGKALYEERFPCQKLWHLFEESISLDTNFSTAEQKQNSVAG, from the coding sequence ATGCTGATTATTCCTGCAATTGATATTAAAGGTGGGAAATGTGTTCGGCTGACTCGCGGCGATTTTGAGCAAGAAAAGATATACCTTGACGAGCCGAGTGACATGGCAATTATTTGGCGCAAACAAAATGCAAAGCTCATTCATGTTGTGGATTTGGATGCTGCGCTAACCGGAAAACCGGAAAACTTCGATAAGATTAAGCAAATTGTTGACACGCTCGACATTCCGATTGAAATCGGCGGCGGCATTCGCACGGCTGAAGATGCGGCGCGTTATTTGGACATCGGCGTGTATCGTGTGGTTATCGGTTCGGCGGCGGTCAAAAATCCGTCGTTGGTTTCACAGTTGATTGAAAAATACGGGCCTCGCAAAATCGTGGTCGGCATCGACGCGGAAGACGGCATCGCCAAAATCAGCGGTTGGACGGAATCGTCACAGAAAAAAGATTACGAGTTGGCGCTTGAAATGAAAGATCGCGGCGTGGAGCGAATTATTTATACCGACATCACCCGCGACGGCACGCTGGAAGGCGTCGGCTACGAAACTACGAAGGCCTTTGCGGAAAAAGCGCAAATGCGCATCACGGCGTCCGGCGGCGTGTTCGGCAAACAAGACCTCTCGAAGCTTTGCAAGCTCGAGCATCTCGGCGTCGACTCGGTAATTATCGGCAAGGCGCTTTACGAGGAGCGTTTCCCGTGCCAAAAGCTTTGGCATTTGTTTGAGGAAAGCATCTCGCTCGACACGAATTTCTCGACGGCTGAACAAAAACAAAATTCCGTTGCCGGATAA
- the carB gene encoding carbamoyl-phosphate synthase large subunit → MSKEPTVLTTSENPVLAHPLSGKLSKEYLLKAKRLGFSDLQLAHIFKVTQHDIRQLRKFYGVESVYKTVDTCAAEFDAKTPYHYSTYEFENESVASNKPKVVILGGGPNRIGQGIEFDYCCVQAVFALKEAGYEAIMINCNPETVSTDYDIADKLYFEPLTFEDTMNILEHEKPIGVIVSFGGQTPLRLSTSLEKSGIKILGTSSEGIDVAEDRKKFGELLDRLNIPHPDYGIAASIDEALELTDRIGYPVLVRPSYVLGGRAMKIIYNDDSLREYIEQALVVSEEHPLLIDRFLEHAKEFDIDALADETDCVISGIMEHIEAAGVHSGDSTSVLPPYNASTTVIEQMKEYSRKMAQALGVVGLVNIQFAVQDEEVFVIEVNPRASRTVPFVCKATGLPIVKVACNLMLGEKLADVKGKYGLADCDHLDLKHLAVKEPVFPFSKFLKSGVYLGPEMRSTGEVMSLATGFGEAFAKSSLSTGMKLPTSGTVFISVSDADKNEHTIHVAKRLYGIGFDILATVGTSDHLKKYGIECRAVYKVGEGRPNIFDIIRLGKVQFIINTPRGEKARYDEEAIGAAAILSGVPFVTTVEAAEAAVMGIECIRQQNFEVKSLQEYVGYESK, encoded by the coding sequence ATGTCCAAAGAGCCAACTGTGCTTACTACATCGGAGAACCCGGTTCTTGCGCATCCACTTTCGGGAAAACTATCCAAAGAGTATTTGTTGAAAGCCAAACGTCTTGGCTTTTCCGACCTACAACTTGCTCACATATTTAAAGTGACGCAGCACGACATTCGCCAGCTACGCAAGTTTTATGGCGTTGAATCGGTGTACAAAACCGTCGATACCTGCGCGGCTGAATTTGATGCGAAAACGCCTTATCACTACTCGACCTACGAGTTTGAAAACGAGTCTGTCGCGTCCAACAAACCCAAAGTGGTTATTTTAGGTGGCGGGCCGAACCGAATTGGCCAAGGCATCGAGTTTGATTATTGCTGCGTGCAGGCCGTTTTTGCGTTAAAAGAGGCCGGCTACGAAGCCATCATGATTAACTGCAACCCCGAAACCGTTTCTACGGATTATGACATTGCGGATAAACTCTACTTTGAGCCGCTCACGTTTGAAGACACCATGAACATCCTTGAGCACGAAAAGCCCATTGGTGTTATTGTCAGCTTTGGTGGGCAAACCCCTTTGCGCCTTTCAACTTCGCTTGAAAAATCCGGCATTAAAATTCTCGGCACGTCTTCTGAAGGGATCGATGTAGCCGAAGACCGCAAAAAATTTGGTGAATTGCTCGACCGGCTCAACATTCCACATCCCGACTATGGCATTGCCGCGAGCATTGATGAAGCTTTAGAGTTGACAGATAGAATTGGCTATCCGGTTTTGGTTCGCCCAAGCTATGTGCTGGGCGGTCGTGCGATGAAAATCATTTATAACGACGATTCGCTCAGAGAATACATCGAGCAAGCGCTCGTGGTTTCTGAAGAGCATCCGCTCCTCATCGACCGTTTCCTTGAACACGCCAAAGAATTTGATATTGACGCGCTCGCCGATGAAACAGATTGCGTTATCAGCGGCATTATGGAGCACATCGAAGCTGCCGGCGTGCATAGTGGCGACTCGACTTCTGTGCTGCCACCATACAATGCCTCGACAACGGTTATTGAACAAATGAAAGAATATTCGCGCAAAATGGCTCAAGCGCTGGGAGTAGTTGGGTTAGTGAATATTCAATTTGCGGTTCAGGACGAAGAAGTTTTTGTAATTGAGGTCAATCCACGCGCGAGCCGCACCGTTCCGTTCGTTTGCAAAGCAACCGGACTGCCAATCGTGAAAGTGGCCTGCAACTTGATGCTCGGCGAAAAACTAGCAGACGTCAAAGGCAAATACGGCCTTGCCGACTGCGACCATCTCGACTTAAAGCACTTGGCAGTGAAAGAGCCTGTTTTTCCTTTCTCAAAATTCCTAAAATCCGGCGTCTATCTTGGCCCTGAAATGCGCTCCACCGGTGAAGTCATGAGCCTTGCCACTGGTTTCGGAGAAGCATTTGCCAAATCATCACTTTCCACAGGAATGAAGTTGCCAACATCAGGCACTGTTTTTATCAGCGTTAGCGATGCCGACAAAAACGAACATACCATTCATGTGGCAAAGCGTCTTTATGGCATTGGGTTTGATATTTTAGCAACCGTCGGCACAAGCGATCACCTCAAAAAATATGGAATCGAATGCAGAGCGGTTTATAAAGTTGGAGAAGGGCGTCCTAATATTTTTGATATCATTCGTTTAGGCAAAGTGCAATTCATTATCAACACGCCACGAGGCGAAAAAGCGCGCTACGACGAGGAGGCCATCGGCGCGGCGGCAATTCTTTCCGGCGTACCGTTTGTCACCACAGTCGAAGCGGCTGAAGCTGCGGTGATGGGCATTGAGTGCATTCGCCAGCAAAACTTTGAAGTCAAGAGCTTGCAAGAATACGTTGGCTACGAATCGAAGTAA
- a CDS encoding ABC transporter ATP-binding protein, whose protein sequence is MQANTKIPEKKYPLLIEAQNVNKVYNLEAAPIKALHNVSFSIQEGSFVSVVGKSGSGKSTLLNLIAGMDKPTSGEMVAAGKLISKMTSHELAAYRRTAIGMIFQSFNLINSMTALQNVAMPLLFSGETEANRNRRAAQLLESVGLESRAKHRPTELSGGEQQRVAIARALVNDPFFLLADEPTGNLDSKTSEDISALLKRIHSQEGRTVIMITHDLQLARKLSTRVLTLKDGEIISDETVAQEACLTK, encoded by the coding sequence ATGCAAGCAAACACAAAAATCCCTGAAAAAAAATATCCCTTGTTAATTGAAGCCCAGAATGTCAATAAGGTTTACAATCTTGAAGCGGCTCCAATCAAAGCGCTTCATAATGTGAGTTTTTCAATTCAAGAAGGCAGTTTTGTTTCCGTTGTAGGAAAATCGGGCAGTGGAAAATCTACTTTGCTCAATTTAATTGCGGGAATGGACAAACCGACTTCGGGCGAAATGGTCGCTGCTGGAAAACTGATTTCGAAGATGACAAGCCATGAACTGGCTGCGTATCGGCGGACAGCCATCGGCATGATTTTCCAGTCGTTCAATTTGATCAATAGCATGACCGCGCTGCAAAATGTGGCGATGCCGCTTCTTTTTTCGGGCGAAACGGAAGCCAATCGTAATCGACGTGCGGCGCAGCTGCTCGAAAGCGTCGGGCTGGAAAGTCGCGCAAAGCATCGCCCAACGGAGCTTTCTGGTGGTGAGCAGCAGCGAGTGGCCATTGCCCGCGCGCTCGTCAACGATCCTTTTTTTCTACTGGCCGATGAGCCCACTGGAAATTTGGATTCCAAAACTTCCGAAGATATTTCCGCTTTGCTCAAACGAATTCACAGCCAAGAAGGGCGCACCGTGATTATGATTACCCACGATTTGCAATTGGCGCGAAAACTTTCTACGCGCGTTTTGACCTTAAAAGACGGTGAAATTATTTCCGATGAAACCGTTGCGCAAGAAGCTTGCCTCACCAAATAA
- a CDS encoding ABC transporter permease has translation MNFKDLFSFSLQNLFRSKLRTLLTTLGVAIGTGALVAMVSYGVGLQKTFSDEFSDLELFSSVRITSSRIDLDNIFSFSKRTVRNTNEHVDMNFVVLTDSIVQAVRTKVDSLYPGTLVYPETVFPAKVRMDTLQTAVMIEALPANIRQYAGYNKIKYGRFFESDSADQVVISEILLKRIGFEKPEAAINKTLTVSTISLDPNKIMAYAMSPLSFMGGLPLKEEQHKLKIAGVLSEDIQKLSSGFRMIIPIETSKKMRRLNFMSTVDLLKSSKQKGGYSAIIVRAKNQPQAEELKHVISEMGLNPLSFTDQFNQFKKLFLVFDLALAIIGMIALVVATLGITNTMIMSIMERYREIGIMKAVGASDADVRKIFFVESAVIGFMGGILGIISGKLVTVAINRLANIYVVKQAGTELVFFYFPFWLISSALFFAVMISLLAGMYPANRAARIEPVEALRYQ, from the coding sequence ATGAATTTCAAAGATTTGTTTTCCTTTTCCTTACAAAATCTTTTTCGTTCAAAATTGAGAACCTTGCTGACGACGCTGGGTGTGGCAATTGGAACAGGCGCGCTTGTGGCAATGGTTTCCTACGGCGTGGGCTTGCAAAAAACTTTTTCGGATGAATTCAGTGATTTGGAGTTATTTAGTTCCGTTAGGATTACTTCCTCACGAATCGATCTGGACAATATTTTTTCATTTTCAAAACGAACAGTCAGAAATACCAACGAGCACGTCGATATGAACTTCGTGGTGCTAACGGATTCCATTGTGCAAGCCGTACGCACAAAAGTCGATTCGCTCTACCCGGGCACGCTGGTTTATCCAGAAACGGTTTTTCCTGCCAAAGTCCGAATGGACACGCTTCAAACAGCTGTCATGATAGAAGCGTTGCCGGCAAACATCCGGCAATATGCAGGCTATAACAAAATTAAATATGGGCGATTTTTTGAATCCGATAGCGCCGACCAAGTCGTTATTTCTGAAATTTTGCTCAAGCGAATAGGATTTGAAAAGCCGGAAGCGGCCATCAACAAAACGCTGACGGTGAGTACCATTTCCCTTGATCCAAATAAAATTATGGCGTATGCCATGTCGCCGTTAAGTTTCATGGGCGGACTTCCGCTCAAAGAAGAGCAGCATAAGTTGAAAATCGCGGGTGTTCTGAGCGAGGACATTCAAAAGCTTTCGAGCGGCTTTCGCATGATTATTCCTATCGAAACATCCAAAAAAATGCGTCGGCTGAATTTCATGTCGACGGTTGATTTACTTAAAAGCTCAAAGCAAAAAGGCGGATATTCGGCCATTATTGTCAGGGCAAAAAATCAACCGCAGGCCGAAGAATTAAAACACGTCATTTCAGAGATGGGGCTCAATCCGCTGAGCTTCACCGATCAATTCAATCAGTTCAAAAAGTTATTTCTCGTATTCGATTTGGCCTTAGCCATTATTGGCATGATTGCGCTGGTTGTTGCCACACTTGGCATCACCAACACGATGATCATGTCCATCATGGAGCGGTATCGTGAAATTGGCATTATGAAAGCCGTTGGCGCTTCCGATGCTGATGTAAGAAAAATTTTCTTTGTGGAAAGTGCTGTTATTGGCTTTATGGGCGGCATTTTGGGGATTATTTCGGGAAAGTTAGTGACCGTGGCGATTAATCGTTTGGCCAATATTTATGTGGTCAAGCAAGCCGGAACGGAGCTGGTCTTTTTCTATTTCCCGTTTTGGTTGATTAGCTCAGCGCTCTTTTTTGCAGTGATGATAAGTCTTTTGGCCGGCATGTATCCGGCAAACCGCGCCGCGCGCATTGAGCCGGTTGAAGCCTTGCGCTATCAATAA
- a CDS encoding outer membrane beta-barrel protein, whose product MKNTILAIFIMLCAFSSQAFGQSVKPLSIQGGLGGGLSLGQSDLSDYNGYNLGGKLKLDVKMLPVKVVGHVHYNSLEDDQQRVLTQLGAETEDVSVEIVSVGAGIEYSVLPIPLIHPYVSADAAMNFFSGDQIDSFSRFGCGFGVGTEISLPVLPITFDIEAKYRLNNLIGKDDGEGTSNHIQLWAQVLFDLF is encoded by the coding sequence ATGAAAAATACCATCCTTGCAATTTTCATCATGCTCTGCGCGTTTTCCAGCCAAGCATTTGGCCAATCTGTGAAACCCTTATCTATTCAAGGCGGATTAGGCGGCGGATTGTCGTTAGGGCAAAGCGATCTTTCGGATTACAATGGCTATAATCTTGGCGGAAAGTTGAAACTGGATGTAAAAATGCTGCCAGTAAAGGTGGTTGGCCATGTGCATTACAACTCGCTTGAAGACGATCAACAAAGAGTGCTAACCCAGCTGGGCGCAGAAACTGAAGACGTGAGTGTTGAGATTGTTTCAGTCGGTGCGGGCATCGAGTATAGCGTGCTTCCCATTCCGCTGATCCATCCATACGTTAGCGCTGATGCTGCGATGAACTTCTTTTCCGGCGATCAGATCGATTCCTTTTCGCGCTTTGGCTGCGGATTTGGCGTGGGCACAGAAATCAGCCTGCCCGTTTTGCCCATCACATTCGATATCGAAGCCAAATACCGCCTAAACAACTTAATTGGAAAAGATGACGGCGAAGGCACATCAAACCATATTCAGCTTTGGGCGCAAGTTCTATTTGACCTGTTTTAG